A single genomic interval of Piliocolobus tephrosceles isolate RC106 chromosome 7, ASM277652v3, whole genome shotgun sequence harbors:
- the LRATD2 gene encoding protein LRATD2: protein MGNQVEKLTHLSYKEVPTADPTGVDRDDGPRIGVSYIFSNDDEDMEPQPPSQGPDGGGLPDGGDGPPPPQPQPYDPRLHEVECSVFYRDECIYQKSFAPGSAVLSTYTPENLLNKCKPGDLVEFVSQAQYPHWAVYVGNFQVVHLHRLEVINSFLTDASQGRRGRVVNDLYRYKPLSPSAVVRNALAHVGAKERELSWRNSESFAAWCRYGKREFKIGGELRIGKQPYRLQIQLSAQRSHTLEFQSLEDLIMEKRRNDQIGRAAVLQELAMHLHPAEPEEGDSNVARTTPPPGRPPAPSSEEEDGEVVAH from the coding sequence ACCAGGTGGAGAAACTGACCCACCTAAGTTACAAGGAAGTTCCCACGGCCGACCCGACTGGCGTGGACCGGGACGACGGGCCCCGCATTGGGGTCTCCTACATTTTCTCCAATGATGATGAGGACATGGAGCCGCAGCCGCCGTCTCAGGGGCCAGATGGCGGCGGCTTGCCCGACGGTGGGGACGGGCCACCGCCGCCCCAGCCGCAGCCCTACGATCCGCGGCTGCACGAGGTGGAATGCTCCGTGTTCTACCGGGACGAATGCATCTACCAAAAGAGCTTCGCTCCGGGCTCGGCGGTGCTGAGTACCTACACACCCGAGAACCTGCTCAACAAGTGCAAGCCGGGCGACCTGGTGGAGTTCGTGTCGCAGGCTCAATACCCGCACTGGGCTGTATATGTGGGTAATTTCCAGGTGGTGCACCTGCACCGGCTGGAGGTGATTAACAGCTTCCTGACTGACGCCAGCCAGGGCCGTCGCGGCCGCGTGGTCAACGATCTGTACCGCTACAAGCCGCTAAGCCCTAGCGCTGTAGTGCGCAACGCGCTGGCGCACGTGGGCGCCAAGGAGCGCGAGCTGAGCTGGCGCAACTCAGAGAGTTTCGCCGCCTGGTGCCGCTACGGCAAGCGCGAGTTCAAGATCGGCGGCGAACTGCGCATAGGCAAGCAGCCCTACCGGCTGCAGATTCAGCTGTCGGCGCAGCGCAGCCACACGCTGGAGTTCCAGAGTCTAGAGGACCTGATCATGGAGAAGCGACGCAACGACCAGATCGGGCGCGCGGCCGTGCTTCAGGAGCTCGCCATGCACCTGCACCCAGCGGAGCCGGAGGAGGGCGACAGCAACGTGGCGCGGACTACGCCGCCTCCCGGGCGCCCCCCTGCGCCCAGCTCCGAGGAGGAGGACGGAGAGGTGGTGGCACACTGA